The segment TTTCTTTTCGGGAGCAAGAGGGTGTAGTCCCGGCTCCTTCCCCCTGGGCCCAAGGAAGCCGTCATCCAGATTCCTTGGGGAAAGCGCAGGGCTCGAAGGTGCCCTTCCGCTTCCCGGAAAAACTCCGGGGTGAGGTGGGCAGCCAGCTGATCCTTGAGACTCCGAAAGCCCCTCGTGGCCAGGTGAGCCGATTCCAGGAGCTCCCGTACCCCTCGTAAGCCCTCCAGAAGGGCCTCCATCGCCTTGATGCCCCCGTAGAGATCGGGGCGATCCCGCCGGAAAAGACCCCAGGACTCCTTGCGTTTTTCTTGCAGGGTTTGCCCGGCCAGGCGGTAAAGCGCTTCTATGAGCCTGGGATGCTCTAAAGCCTCGCGGAGCACCTCCTGACGGTGGTGGATGACCCGGGCTTCCTGGGATAATCCCTGGGCCAGGACCTGGCGGGCTACGTCTAGCAGGTAGGTGTCGCCCTCCGCCATGGCCTCCAGGACCGTTCCCAACCCGAGGTCGTGTTCCACCTCGGCCCAGGAGTAGGGGAGGGGCTTGGCCAGGCTTAGGTCCTCGTCCGGGTGCAGGAGTCCCACCCTCATGCCCCGCCTCCTAGGCGGCGCTTCAGCGCCTCGTAGGTCAGTCCGTGTCTGGCCGCCAAGGCCAGGGCGTAGGCCTTACCCTCCGCAGGCTTTTCACGGATGTGGAACGTCCGCCTTGAGGGGTCACTGGGATCCACTTCTGCCACCAGGCTCCTGGTTCCGGGAAGACGGGCAAGCTCATCCAAGAACGTGACCACCAGGGCCAAGCTCCCCTTGTCGCGTATCTTTTCCAGCAGAAAGCGGCCTATCATCCTTGCATCCACGAGGGTAGCGGAGGCCAGGGGCTCGTTCAGGATGAGGAGGGAACGAGCCGTGGCCTGCTCAAGGATATCCCTTAGCCTCAACAGGTCTGATTCCAGCTTGCTTCTAAGGTCCTCGGGGTTTTCCCGGACTTCGAAGTGGCTGAGAATCCGGTCGGGTAGAAGGAGGCGGGCCCGTCTTCCGGGCACCGGAAGACCCAGGGAGAAGAGGTGGTGAACCTGGCCTACCATACGGGCAAAGGTGGTCTTTCCCCCCTGGTTGGGCCCGGTGATCACGAGGATGTGCTCCCTTTCCACCCGAAAGTCGTTGGGTATGGGCACTTTTCCCTCGGCCACCAGCTTGGCTGCCAGGACCAGGTCGAAGGCTCCCTCCACGAAAAAGGGCGGGGTGTCCGCAGGTTCCGGGTAGGTAAAGGGAAGCCCCGCGGCACGCAAGGGGGAAAGAAAGTCCAGATAGGCCAGAAAGAAGCGCACTTCCCGCTCCAGCCGGGCCAGAACGGGGTCCAAAAACCCCTGATGGGTTGCAAAAAAGGACTGAAGGCGGGCAAAGGGCCCCGGGAAAAGAAGGGCCAGATGGTCCAGGAGCCACTCCTCTATGTGGTTGAGGATGGGGCCTTCTTCCATCCCGGGCTCTGGGAAGGTGGGGGAAGAAGGGCCGAAGAAGGGCCTGAAGGTTTCCATTATCCTCCGGCCGTAATCCCCTTCCCCCTGGTAGGCGCGAAGGGTAAGCCGCCCCTCGTGCACATGGAGCACGTAACGGAGCCCCTGCAGGTCCTGCCAGACGGTTTCTGCTTCCCGGCGTAGGTTGGAGAAGCCAGGGGATTGCAAGTAGGCCTCGAGGTGGGCGGCGTACGCCCTCAACCCTGGAGAATGGGGGGGAAGGAGGGACCAGTCCCGGCCCAAGGCCCCCACCCCCGCAAGGTAGGCCCGGGCGGCCTGCAGGTGGTAGAGGGCTTTTTGCCAGGGGTGCCGGGCCTTTTGCGAAAGCCCAAGCCGCCCCCGCACCTCCTCCATGGAGCGAAGGAAGCCCCGCAAGGAGGAGGCCTTTCCCTCCAGCTCCCGGCATACCGCCTGGCGGTGGAGCACTGCCGTTTTGTGATTGGGAAGGTTCCGGAAGAAGCTGAGGAGCCCAAAGCCGTCCTGGGAAGCAAGGAAGAGCCCCTCCAACTCGTCCAGAAGCAGATCCTGGAAGTAAGGAGGCGGGGGAACCTCCGGGGGGACCTCTTCCTCCGATCCCAAAAGGCTTGGCCTCCCCATCCATCGTAGAAGTTCCTCCTTGGCCACGGCCACCTCCTAATAGAAAAACTCCTACCGGTTTCCCGGTAGGAGTCATCAGCCCGTTTCGGGCGGTTCAGGCGGACTCCATCGCCCTCTCTTTAGTATACCTCCCCTTAAGGTTTTTTGGGGGCATGGGCTGCCGGTGCGGTGACCTTAACCGTCACCAAATTGCCGTCTTTGCCAATAGCCACATGGCGGTTCTTAAGCAGGATGGCCAGGGTGTAGGTGCTCTTCCCAATGTGCACCCGCAGGGCCTCGAGGCTACTGGCCTTTCCCACCACGGCGTAGCGATAGCTCTTCCCGTGGGGCAAGGCGAAGACCACGTAGGCTGCCTTGCCCAGCTCCTCGGCGCTCGGCAACATGCCCTTGCCCGTCTGCCACATCGCCAAACCCTTGGCATCTTCCAGGACGATGGCCGTACCCGGGGGCAGTGCCCTGGGCGGGAACACGCTGGACACCTTGAGGCCGCCACCCATGGGCGCTGCCAGGGCCAGAGCCGAAACCATAAGGAACCCAAGCATCCGTTTCATCCCTTCACCTCCGGAGCCTACGCTCCAAGGTCCATTGAAGGGGAAGAGGCTGAAGGGGGCCTGAAGAGCAGGCGGATCCGGAACCCGCCCTCCTGGGCAAGGTGGAGATTCGCTCCCAAGGCCTCGGCCACCTGGCGCACCACCCTCAGGCCCAAGCCCTCCCGGGCCCTGGGGGATGGTCCCGGTCCCTCATCTTGGACCTCCAGGTAAGCCTGCCCATCCGTGGTCCCCGTCCGCACGTACACCGTACCTTGGCCGTGAAGGAGGGCGTTGTGAACCAGGTTGTTCAAGGCCCTCTCCAAGAGGCGGGGATCGGCCACGGCTTTGGCCGGTTGGGTTTCCAGGATGAGTTCCCGCCCCCTGGCCACCGCCAAGGGTTGGAAGCGGTCGAAGGCCAGACCCGCCAGCTCGGGGAGGTCCACCTCCACCAGGCGCAGGTCCTGGGACTGGGTTCGGGAGAGGGCGAGGAGGTTTTCCGCCAGGGCCTCGAGGCGCTCCGCCTGGACCTTTAGCTTGGCCAGGGCGTCCCGTTCCAAGTGGGGAGCCTTGAGCAGGCGCTCCAACCCCACCCGAAAGGCGGCAATGGGGGTGCGCAGTTCATGGCTGGCTAAGGCCAGGAAGGCCTGCTCCCGCTCTCGTTCCGCCTTAAGGGTGCGCAGGAGCTTGGCAAAGGCCTGGGCAAGGCGGGCCACCTCGTCACGGCCCCCGGGGGCTCCACCACCTGGAAGCGCATGGCCCCGTCGGCCAAGCGGCGCAAGGGGCTGAGGGCCAGTCCCGCTAGGAAGTAGGCCAGCACCCCGGTGACCACCCCCACCAGGAAGAG is part of the Thermus caldilimi genome and harbors:
- a CDS encoding MutS-related protein, with translation MGRPSLLGSEEEVPPEVPPPPYFQDLLLDELEGLFLASQDGFGLLSFFRNLPNHKTAVLHRQAVCRELEGKASSLRGFLRSMEEVRGRLGLSQKARHPWQKALYHLQAARAYLAGVGALGRDWSLLPPHSPGLRAYAAHLEAYLQSPGFSNLRREAETVWQDLQGLRYVLHVHEGRLTLRAYQGEGDYGRRIMETFRPFFGPSSPTFPEPGMEEGPILNHIEEWLLDHLALLFPGPFARLQSFFATHQGFLDPVLARLEREVRFFLAYLDFLSPLRAAGLPFTYPEPADTPPFFVEGAFDLVLAAKLVAEGKVPIPNDFRVEREHILVITGPNQGGKTTFARMVGQVHHLFSLGLPVPGRRARLLLPDRILSHFEVRENPEDLRSKLESDLLRLRDILEQATARSLLILNEPLASATLVDARMIGRFLLEKIRDKGSLALVVTFLDELARLPGTRSLVAEVDPSDPSRRTFHIREKPAEGKAYALALAARHGLTYEALKRRLGGGA
- a CDS encoding sensor histidine kinase is translated as MARLAQAFAKLLRTLKAEREREQAFLALASHELRTPIAAFRVGLERLLKAPHLERDALAKLKVQAERLEALAENLLALSRTQSQDLRLVEVDLPELAGLAFDRFQPLAVARGRELILETQPAKAVADPRLLERALNNLVHNALLHGQGTVYVRTGTTDGQAYLEVQDEGPGPSPRAREGLGLRVVRQVAEALGANLHLAQEGGFRIRLLFRPPSASSPSMDLGA